A region from the Parabacteroides sp. FAFU027 genome encodes:
- a CDS encoding DUF6678 family protein produces MKTNIPLIKKYLSGKPWQYRLKLADRDISSNWSKWILNPSGEYIETENSEPVLISEIEWIEINPIENKKIGRLVPDKTINHSSEICQMLDNLNIEYCVDNGIVKIPTNRLQFTIES; encoded by the coding sequence TTGAAGACAAATATTCCCCTCATAAAAAAATATCTCAGTGGTAAACCCTGGCAATATAGGCTAAAACTAGCAGACAGAGATATTTCGTCAAATTGGAGTAAATGGATATTAAACCCATCAGGTGAATATATTGAAACTGAAAACAGTGAGCCTGTCTTGATTTCAGAAATTGAGTGGATTGAAATAAATCCCATTGAAAATAAAAAGATTGGCAGATTAGTCCCGGATAAAACAATCAACCATTCCTCTGAAATTTGTCAAATGTTGGACAACTTGAACATAGAATATTGCGTTGATAATGGAATAGTAAAAATACCTACAAACAGGCTTCAATTTACGATTGAGAGTTAG
- the ilvB gene encoding biosynthetic-type acetolactate synthase large subunit, translating to MSKELISGAEALMRSLIHEGVDTIFGYPGGAIMPVYDALHDHQDKIKHILVRHEQGATHAAQGYARVSGKTGVALVTSGPAATNAITGIADAMIDSTPMVVIIGQVGAALLGTDAFQETDVVSITQPITKWSYQVRNAEDLPGAIARAFYIAREGRPGPVVIDFAKNAQIAKLEYSYKKCTFIRSFVPVPDVEPWSIEAAAALINSAKKPFALIGQGVILANAEKELNAFLEKADIPAGWTLLGSSAMPTEHRLNKGMLGMHGNIGPNIKTNECDVLIAIGMRFDDRVTSDLNTYAKQARVIHFDIDPAEINKNVKAEVAVLGDAKQTLELVTEKLNAAKHTEWIDSFTEYEQTEQEKVIEPELNPTSHEISMGEVIRKVSEATENKAVLVTDVGQNQMMASRYFKFTQSRSMVTSGGLGTMGFGLPAAIGAKIGAPDRTVCLFTGDGGMQMTIQELGTILQEGTGVKMIILNNNFLGMVRQWQELFFNDRYSETHMKNPDFIMIAQAYGIKGRSVSQREDLDGAIAEMLSDDQPYLLEVKVETKGMVYPMIPTGASISNILLGDK from the coding sequence ATGAGCAAAGAACTAATTTCAGGCGCGGAAGCATTAATGAGATCACTGATCCATGAAGGGGTTGATACCATCTTTGGATATCCCGGCGGTGCCATCATGCCGGTTTACGATGCTTTACACGACCATCAGGATAAAATCAAACACATTTTGGTTCGTCACGAACAAGGTGCAACCCATGCGGCACAAGGATATGCCCGCGTTAGTGGTAAAACAGGTGTCGCACTTGTTACTTCCGGTCCGGCAGCAACAAATGCCATTACCGGTATTGCCGATGCCATGATTGATAGCACACCTATGGTTGTCATCATCGGTCAGGTAGGAGCTGCACTATTGGGAACAGACGCATTCCAGGAAACGGATGTAGTAAGTATTACCCAGCCTATTACCAAATGGAGCTACCAGGTACGCAATGCAGAAGATCTCCCCGGTGCAATTGCCCGTGCATTTTATATCGCACGAGAAGGCCGTCCGGGTCCTGTTGTGATTGACTTTGCTAAAAACGCTCAAATCGCAAAACTCGAATATAGCTATAAAAAATGCACCTTCATCCGCAGCTTCGTTCCGGTACCAGATGTGGAACCATGGTCCATTGAAGCTGCTGCTGCGTTGATCAACTCAGCAAAAAAACCTTTTGCATTGATTGGCCAGGGGGTTATCCTTGCCAATGCTGAAAAAGAGTTGAATGCCTTCCTTGAAAAAGCAGACATTCCTGCGGGATGGACTTTGCTTGGTTCGTCTGCAATGCCGACTGAGCACCGTCTGAACAAAGGTATGCTGGGAATGCACGGAAACATCGGTCCAAACATAAAAACCAACGAATGCGATGTTTTGATCGCTATCGGTATGCGTTTTGACGACCGTGTAACGAGTGATTTGAACACTTATGCCAAACAGGCCCGTGTGATTCACTTCGACATTGACCCGGCTGAGATCAACAAGAATGTAAAAGCGGAAGTAGCTGTATTGGGTGATGCCAAACAAACATTGGAATTGGTTACCGAAAAACTGAATGCAGCTAAACATACCGAATGGATTGATTCATTCACCGAATACGAACAAACCGAACAAGAGAAAGTAATCGAACCGGAACTTAATCCGACAAGTCACGAAATCTCCATGGGTGAAGTAATCCGTAAAGTTTCGGAAGCCACCGAAAACAAAGCGGTATTGGTAACCGACGTAGGTCAGAACCAAATGATGGCTTCCCGTTATTTCAAATTTACCCAATCCCGCAGCATGGTTACATCGGGCGGATTGGGCACGATGGGATTCGGACTTCCGGCTGCTATCGGGGCTAAAATCGGAGCACCAGACCGTACTGTTTGTCTCTTTACCGGTGACGGTGGTATGCAAATGACCATCCAGGAGCTGGGAACTATACTGCAGGAAGGTACAGGTGTGAAAATGATTATCCTGAATAATAACTTCCTAGGTATGGTACGCCAGTGGCAGGAACTCTTCTTCAATGACCGTTACTCGGAAACCCACATGAAGAATCCGGATTTCATCATGATTGCCCAAGCATACGGGATCAAAGGTCGTTCGGTTTCT
- a CDS encoding GNAT family N-acetyltransferase, whose product MVKIEQEENGKKGRFVIYENEQFAGEMTYTWTDDTKIKIDHTGIGDAFGGKGYGKQLVMKAVEFAREKGIKIVPVCPFVKATFERDENIRDVRG is encoded by the coding sequence ATGGTAAAAATAGAACAGGAAGAAAATGGCAAAAAAGGTAGATTTGTCATTTACGAAAATGAACAGTTTGCAGGGGAAATGACCTATACATGGACAGATGATACAAAAATCAAAATAGACCATACAGGTATCGGAGATGCCTTTGGTGGAAAAGGGTATGGTAAACAACTGGTAATGAAAGCGGTTGAATTTGCCAGGGAAAAAGGAATTAAAATCGTCCCGGTATGTCCGTTTGTCAAAGCGACTTTTGAGAGGGATGAAAACATCCGGGATGTGAGGGGGTAG
- a CDS encoding S26 family signal peptidase has protein sequence MNEDKRTKHFQQPLKQWIKCSVWSLIYILFIAWVGNFWWLLGLPVIFDAFITHYIPWTWWKKSKNKHVRTIMGWFDAIAFALVAVYFINSFLFQNYQIPSSSLEKSLLVGDFLLVSKASYGPRIPNTPLSFPLAQHTLPILNCKSFIENPQWDYKRLKGFDNIKRNDIVVFNFPTGDTVAINRQNPDYYTSCYEEGLAFIKNQLPNVTPTAEQCFRYGREIVNVNPGVYGKIVYRPVDRRENYVKRCVAIADDWLTIKNNQVYVNSKKQEKIPGIQLNYYIQTDGTPLNNETLDNLGVSDEDRMMLDNPQNVKQLKALNLNPGLPVYHFPLTQDGYQKLLHQKGVKRLKVEPENTSCQALVDQNRSIVKRDGFTLSVICQNSEVFPLGMKKTWTRDNYGPLWIPKRGMRLVLNRYNLPIYERIIRVYEHNKLEVKNGVFYINDKATTTYRFKMDYYWMMGDNRHNSADSRYWGFVPEDHIVGRPLFVWLSLDKDKGWFSGKIRWNRFFKSAER, from the coding sequence ATGAACGAAGACAAACGAACAAAACATTTTCAACAACCGCTGAAACAATGGATTAAGTGCAGCGTGTGGAGTCTGATTTATATCCTATTTATTGCCTGGGTTGGTAATTTCTGGTGGCTTTTGGGCTTGCCTGTAATTTTTGATGCCTTCATTACTCATTACATACCCTGGACTTGGTGGAAAAAATCGAAAAACAAGCATGTACGAACCATAATGGGGTGGTTTGATGCAATTGCATTTGCTTTGGTTGCTGTCTATTTTATCAATTCCTTTTTGTTTCAGAATTACCAGATACCGAGCTCTTCGCTTGAGAAGTCTCTGTTGGTTGGGGATTTCCTGCTTGTCAGTAAGGCCAGTTACGGCCCACGTATACCCAATACCCCACTCTCCTTCCCATTGGCTCAGCACACCCTTCCGATACTCAATTGCAAATCGTTTATTGAAAATCCGCAATGGGACTACAAACGCCTGAAAGGGTTCGACAATATAAAACGCAATGACATTGTGGTATTCAACTTTCCGACCGGAGATACGGTGGCTATAAACCGCCAGAATCCGGATTATTACACCAGTTGCTATGAAGAAGGGTTAGCTTTTATAAAAAACCAACTCCCCAACGTAACCCCAACAGCAGAACAATGTTTCCGGTATGGACGTGAGATAGTAAATGTAAATCCGGGAGTGTACGGAAAAATCGTTTACCGACCTGTTGACCGTCGTGAAAACTATGTCAAACGTTGTGTGGCAATTGCAGATGACTGGCTGACGATCAAAAACAATCAGGTGTATGTAAACAGCAAAAAACAGGAAAAGATTCCCGGAATACAGCTCAATTATTACATCCAGACAGATGGAACACCTCTGAATAACGAAACACTGGATAATCTTGGAGTTAGTGATGAAGACAGAATGATGCTGGATAATCCTCAAAATGTGAAACAGCTAAAAGCGCTAAATCTCAATCCGGGATTACCAGTATATCATTTTCCTTTAACACAGGATGGCTACCAGAAATTGCTTCATCAGAAAGGGGTAAAGCGACTGAAGGTTGAACCGGAAAACACTTCATGTCAGGCGCTGGTAGATCAAAACCGGTCGATCGTAAAAAGAGACGGATTTACCCTGTCTGTAATCTGTCAAAATAGCGAGGTTTTCCCTCTGGGAATGAAGAAAACCTGGACAAGGGACAACTACGGGCCTTTATGGATCCCTAAACGGGGTATGCGCTTAGTGCTGAACCGGTACAACCTTCCGATTTACGAACGAATCATCCGCGTATATGAGCACAATAAACTGGAAGTGAAAAACGGCGTATTTTACATTAACGATAAAGCGACAACTACCTACCGCTTTAAAATGGATTACTACTGGATGATGGGAGACAATCGTCATAATTCAGCCGATTCCCGTTACTGGGGTTTTGTTCCGGAAGATCATATCGTGGGCCGTCCGTTATTCGTATGGTTATCTCTAGACAAAGACAAAGGCTGGTTTAGTGGCAAGATTCGCTGGAACAGGTTTTTCAAAAGTGCGGAGAGATAA
- a CDS encoding isocitrate lyase/phosphoenolpyruvate mutase family protein: MVPTIQKEKAEMFLKFHLDEEILVLLNSWDAGSSKLIEACGYKAIATTSMGIAASLGYPDCQIIQLSEMLQVITGIVNAVQVPVSVDIEAGYGNNLDEIIESVKKIIATGIVGINIEDSIELSPVLVDEMEFCERISAIRALSDSLGFHLVINARTDSFYTSSGSTQEKLAESIRRGNKYREAGADCIFVQPVWEKEIIRTLVKEINAPINILSNPTIGAELPPSVRELQDLGVARLSMGSGLMKATLALIKKVADELSEKGTYTILSDTMTPRTEAALAYKMAIGLNK; this comes from the coding sequence ATGGTACCAACAATCCAAAAAGAAAAAGCTGAAATGTTCCTCAAATTTCATCTTGACGAAGAAATTTTGGTTCTGTTAAACTCATGGGACGCCGGAAGTTCAAAGTTAATAGAAGCTTGTGGCTACAAGGCAATCGCTACAACCAGTATGGGAATAGCCGCTTCATTAGGTTACCCCGACTGCCAGATCATACAATTATCGGAAATGCTTCAGGTTATAACGGGAATCGTAAATGCGGTACAGGTTCCGGTATCAGTAGATATTGAAGCCGGATACGGAAATAATCTGGATGAGATCATTGAGTCGGTTAAGAAAATCATTGCCACCGGTATAGTAGGGATAAACATCGAAGACAGCATCGAGTTAAGTCCTGTCCTAGTGGACGAAATGGAATTTTGTGAGCGGATATCGGCCATTCGCGCATTATCGGATTCACTGGGCTTTCATTTAGTAATCAATGCAAGAACTGACTCTTTTTATACTTCGTCAGGTTCGACACAGGAAAAACTGGCAGAATCCATAAGGCGTGGTAATAAATACCGGGAAGCAGGTGCCGACTGCATATTTGTACAGCCAGTATGGGAAAAAGAAATAATCCGAACACTGGTTAAGGAAATCAATGCGCCAATCAATATTCTATCAAACCCGACAATCGGGGCTGAGTTACCGCCTTCTGTACGTGAACTTCAGGATTTGGGTGTTGCCCGTTTAAGCATGGGGTCTGGTTTGATGAAAGCGACTTTGGCTTTAATCAAAAAAGTGGCTGACGAACTCTCCGAAAAAGGAACATACACCATTTTATCAGATACAATGACACCACGTACCGAAGCTGCATTAGCCTATAAAATGGCAATTGGGTTAAACAAGTAA
- a CDS encoding YkgJ family cysteine cluster protein, giving the protein MQTTRLTPDTKLPLTCSRTGICCHGNRVWLNPWELLCLATEKGISVREFRDLHSIFGGIRLLFNGKSDNQSRQACNQYIENFGCSVHPGRPLACRLFPIARQIQNGEVCYMYQGSQFPCLDSCPEVLDLPQLTVAEYLEGQQTERFEQAQDAYLELMQSLADIAFMLLLDTGLAASGDRKTLAAWKQMGKEDPDALVTRIGNEWMDDLMLPEIPYSNDPVLFSQQHNELLQEKLQLACGNLKTEQELHEASVLTMAMALHLARSLGANPQHLSEHWINIAKENGALN; this is encoded by the coding sequence ATGCAAACAACCCGACTCACACCTGACACCAAACTACCGCTCACCTGTTCACGCACCGGAATCTGCTGCCACGGAAACAGAGTCTGGTTAAATCCGTGGGAACTGCTTTGTCTGGCAACGGAGAAAGGCATTTCTGTTCGGGAATTCCGGGATTTGCATTCCATTTTTGGCGGTATTCGTTTGCTGTTTAACGGTAAGAGTGATAATCAGAGCAGACAGGCATGCAATCAATACATTGAGAACTTTGGGTGCAGCGTTCATCCGGGACGTCCGTTGGCTTGCAGATTGTTTCCGATAGCCAGACAAATTCAAAACGGAGAGGTATGCTATATGTATCAGGGCAGTCAGTTCCCTTGCCTGGATAGCTGTCCGGAAGTGTTGGATTTGCCCCAATTAACCGTAGCGGAATACCTTGAAGGTCAGCAGACAGAACGATTTGAGCAGGCACAGGACGCCTATCTGGAGTTGATGCAAAGTCTGGCGGATATTGCTTTTATGTTATTACTCGATACTGGTTTAGCTGCGTCTGGTGACCGCAAAACCCTGGCAGCCTGGAAACAAATGGGTAAAGAAGACCCCGACGCGTTGGTCACCCGTATCGGCAACGAGTGGATGGACGACCTGATGCTTCCTGAAATCCCTTACTCAAACGACCCGGTTTTGTTTTCACAACAACACAATGAGTTATTGCAAGAAAAACTACAACTCGCTTGCGGCAACCTGAAAACTGAACAAGAGTTGCACGAAGCTTCCGTTTTGACCATGGCAATGGCCTTACATTTGGCTCGTAGCCTCGGAGCAAATCCACAACACCTGTCGGAGCATTGGATAAATATTGCCAAAGAGAACGGGGCTTTGAATTGA
- the ilvD gene encoding dihydroxy-acid dehydratase, translating to MKNQLRSSFSTQGRRMAGARSLWKANGMKSEQLGKPIIAIVNSFTQFVPGHVHLHEIGQKVKAEIEKLGCFAAEFNTIAIDDGIAMGHDGMLYSLPSRDLIADSVEYMVNAHKADAMVCISNCDKITPGMLMAAMRLNIPAVFVSGGPMEAGELDGKHLDLIDAMVQAADDSVSDEQVAKVEASACPTCGSCSGMFTANSMNCLNEAIGLALPGNGTIVATHANRTQLFVDAAKLIVENAYKYYRDGDDSVLPRSIATRSAFMNAMALDIAMGGSTNTVLHLLAIANEAEVDFKMADIDALSRKTPCLCKVAPNSQKYHIQDVNRAGGIMAIMSELNKIGLIDTNVSRADGLTLGEAIDKFDINSPNVTEVAIDKYKSAPAHRFNLVMGSQDSKYKELDTDRVNGCIRNYDNAYVKDGGLAVLFGNIALNGCVVKTAGVDESCFLFKGTAKVFTSQDTACDGILRGTVQAGDVVVITHEGPKGGPGMQEMLYPTSYIKSRHLGKECALITDGRFSGGTSGLSIGHISPEAASGGNIGLVQTGDIIEINIPARSINLLVSDEELAERRKAEEARGKDAFKPKDRNRVVSKALRAYASMVASADMGAVRIVE from the coding sequence ATGAAAAATCAGTTACGCAGTTCGTTCAGCACACAAGGCCGCAGAATGGCCGGTGCACGCTCTCTCTGGAAAGCCAACGGGATGAAAAGTGAACAATTAGGCAAACCTATCATCGCCATAGTCAACTCATTTACTCAGTTTGTACCGGGACACGTCCACCTTCACGAAATCGGACAAAAGGTGAAAGCCGAAATCGAAAAACTGGGCTGCTTTGCTGCTGAATTCAACACCATCGCTATCGACGATGGAATCGCAATGGGACACGACGGTATGCTATATTCCCTCCCTTCACGCGACCTGATTGCCGACAGCGTTGAATATATGGTTAATGCACACAAAGCCGATGCTATGGTGTGTATCTCCAACTGTGACAAGATCACTCCGGGTATGCTGATGGCTGCTATGCGCCTCAATATCCCTGCAGTTTTCGTATCAGGTGGTCCGATGGAAGCCGGAGAGCTCGACGGCAAACACCTTGACCTGATCGACGCCATGGTACAGGCAGCTGACGACAGCGTTAGCGATGAACAAGTAGCTAAAGTAGAGGCTTCGGCCTGTCCTACCTGTGGTAGCTGTTCGGGAATGTTTACCGCCAACTCGATGAACTGCCTCAACGAAGCCATCGGTCTGGCCCTGCCGGGTAACGGTACTATCGTGGCTACTCACGCCAACCGTACCCAACTGTTTGTTGACGCAGCCAAGCTGATCGTTGAAAACGCATACAAATATTACCGCGACGGAGACGACAGCGTATTGCCACGCTCTATCGCTACCCGTTCTGCCTTTATGAATGCGATGGCACTCGATATTGCCATGGGTGGTTCTACCAACACGGTTCTTCACCTCCTTGCTATTGCCAACGAAGCGGAAGTTGATTTCAAAATGGCTGACATTGACGCACTTTCACGCAAAACTCCTTGTTTGTGCAAAGTAGCTCCAAACTCGCAGAAGTACCACATTCAGGACGTTAACCGTGCCGGAGGTATCATGGCCATCATGTCGGAGTTGAACAAAATCGGATTGATTGACACAAATGTAAGTCGTGCTGACGGTCTGACATTGGGCGAAGCGATCGACAAATTTGACATCAACAGCCCGAATGTTACCGAGGTTGCCATTGACAAATACAAAAGTGCCCCTGCTCACCGCTTCAATCTGGTGATGGGTTCACAAGATTCTAAATACAAAGAGCTGGATACTGACCGTGTAAACGGCTGTATCCGCAATTACGATAACGCTTATGTAAAAGACGGCGGTTTGGCTGTCCTTTTCGGAAACATCGCGCTCAACGGCTGTGTGGTTAAGACCGCCGGAGTAGATGAAAGCTGCTTCCTTTTCAAAGGAACGGCGAAAGTATTCACATCGCAGGATACAGCCTGTGATGGAATCCTGAGAGGAACAGTACAAGCCGGAGACGTCGTGGTGATCACTCACGAAGGGCCTAAAGGCGGCCCGGGTATGCAGGAGATGCTTTATCCGACCTCATACATCAAATCACGCCACCTCGGTAAAGAGTGTGCGTTGATTACCGACGGTCGCTTCTCCGGAGGTACTTCAGGTCTTTCTATCGGCCACATCTCTCCGGAAGCAGCTTCGGGCGGTAATATCGGCTTGGTTCAGACAGGCGATATCATCGAGATCAACATCCCGGCCCGTTCTATCAACCTGTTGGTCAGTGACGAGGAGTTAGCCGAAAGACGCAAAGCCGAAGAAGCACGAGGTAAAGATGCCTTTAAACCCAAAGACAGAAACCGCGTTGTTTCTAAAGCACTCCGCGCTTACGCCAGCATGGTAGCTTCGGCTGATATGGGTGCTGTAAGAATTGTGGAATAA
- a CDS encoding DMT family transporter, translated as MLAHIGEIAGLGVSVCWTLSALFFEKAGSRIGSLPVNFIRLFFAILFLGITTLLTKGIFFPSDATGYQWFWLGLSGFIGFYLGDLLLFKSYMIVGSRTAALIMSFSPMLTAMIGWFFLEEKLNALEVTAIMVSVTGIVTAISNRKMKLNIPFKGLMFALGGALGQSGGIILSKKGIGTYDALAATQIRALFGLVGFIVMITLMKRWSHVIRAFRDKAGMQAVTVGAVFGPFVGVALALFSIQHTNTGIASTLMALVPIFIIWPSSVMFNEKIKIQQIVGAIISIIGVSLFFM; from the coding sequence ATGTTAGCACATATAGGAGAGATAGCCGGGCTGGGAGTGTCTGTTTGCTGGACACTGAGCGCTTTGTTTTTCGAAAAGGCAGGAAGTAGAATAGGGTCATTGCCTGTCAATTTTATCCGCTTGTTTTTTGCAATTTTGTTTTTGGGTATCACCACTTTGCTTACCAAAGGGATTTTCTTTCCTTCAGATGCTACCGGATATCAATGGTTTTGGTTGGGCTTATCCGGTTTTATCGGATTTTATCTGGGTGATTTACTGTTGTTTAAGTCCTACATGATTGTCGGTTCGCGCACGGCAGCGTTGATAATGAGCTTTTCACCCATGCTGACAGCAATGATTGGCTGGTTCTTTCTGGAGGAGAAGCTGAATGCCCTGGAGGTTACTGCCATTATGGTCAGTGTGACTGGTATTGTTACCGCTATTTCCAACCGGAAAATGAAACTGAATATTCCTTTCAAAGGACTGATGTTTGCTTTGGGAGGAGCCCTTGGGCAATCCGGAGGTATTATTCTGAGTAAAAAGGGTATCGGAACGTATGATGCTCTGGCTGCTACACAAATCAGAGCTTTGTTTGGCTTAGTTGGCTTTATCGTGATGATTACCCTGATGAAACGTTGGTCTCATGTTATTCGGGCATTCAGGGATAAAGCGGGTATGCAGGCAGTAACAGTAGGCGCAGTTTTTGGCCCTTTTGTCGGTGTTGCACTGGCGCTTTTTTCCATACAGCATACCAATACGGGGATTGCCTCTACACTGATGGCTCTCGTTCCGATATTTATTATCTGGCCTTCTTCTGTCATGTTTAATGAAAAGATTAAGATTCAGCAGATTGTAGGGGCCATAATCAGTATTATTGGGGTGAGTCTGTTTTTTATGTAA